From a region of the Mercurialis annua linkage group LG1-X, ddMerAnnu1.2, whole genome shotgun sequence genome:
- the LOC126665724 gene encoding prolyl 4-hydroxylase 1 isoform X1 has product MAMKIVFALLTFVTVGMIIGALFQLAFISKLENSYGTKFPSFTRVRKNQNDACLQFPRGIPQWENDKEAEILRIGLVKPEIISWSPRIIVLHNFLSMEECDYLRAIAIPRLAVSSVVDAKTGKGVKSNVRTSSGMFLRSEERKYPMVQAIEKRISVYSQVPIENGELIQVLRYEKTQFYKPHHDYFSDTFNLKRGGQRIATILMYLSDNVEGGETYFPMAGSGECSCGGKVVKGMSVKPNKGDAVLFWSMGLDGQLDPKSLHGGCDVLAGEKWSATKWMRQRATS; this is encoded by the exons ATGGCCATGAAAATCGTATTCGCCCTTTTGACTTTTGTAACTGTTGGAATGATCATAG GTGCTCTCTTTCAATTAGCATTCATCTCCAAGTTGGAAAACTCCTATG GCACCAAGTTTCCATCATTTACAAGAGTCCGTAAAAATCAAAATGATGCCTGTCTTCAGTTTCCCAGAG GTATACCTCAATGGGAAAATGACAAAGAAGCAGAGATTTTACGCATTGGACTT GTCAAACCTGAAATTATTAGTTGGTCGCCGCGAATAATTGTATTACACAACTTTTTGAGCATGGAG GAATGTGATTATCTCAGAGCCATAGCCATCCCTCGCCTTGCAGTTTCCTCAGTGGTGGATGCAAAGACGGGGAAG GGAGTAAAGAGTAATGTGAGGACTAGCTCTGGCATGTTTCTGAGATCCGAAGAGAGAAAGTATCCTATGGTACAG GCAATTGAGAAAAGGATATCAGTGTATTCCCAAGTCCCAATAGAAAACGGTGAGCTCATCCAAGTTTTAAG GTATGAAAAGACTCAGTTTTACAAGCCCCATCATGACTACTTTTCTGACACT TTTAACTTGAAGCGTGGGGGTCAACGTATTGCAACAATACTGATGTATTTAAGTGACAATGTTGAAGGAGGAGAAACATATTTTCCTATG GCTGGTTCGGGTGAATGCAGTTGCGGTGGGAAGGTTGTAAAAGGGATGTCCGTAAAGCCAAACAAAGGAGATGCTGTGCTTTTCTGGAGCATG GGGCTAGATGGACAGTTGGATCCCAAAAGCTTACATGGAGGTTGTGACGTTCTGGCGGGGGAGAAGTGGTCGGCTACAAAATGGATGAGGCAAAGAGCTACCTCTTGA
- the LOC126665724 gene encoding prolyl 4-hydroxylase 1 isoform X2, with translation MAMKIVFALLTFVTVGMIIGALFQLAFISKLENSYGIPQWENDKEAEILRIGLVKPEIISWSPRIIVLHNFLSMEECDYLRAIAIPRLAVSSVVDAKTGKGVKSNVRTSSGMFLRSEERKYPMVQAIEKRISVYSQVPIENGELIQVLRYEKTQFYKPHHDYFSDTFNLKRGGQRIATILMYLSDNVEGGETYFPMAGSGECSCGGKVVKGMSVKPNKGDAVLFWSMGLDGQLDPKSLHGGCDVLAGEKWSATKWMRQRATS, from the exons ATGGCCATGAAAATCGTATTCGCCCTTTTGACTTTTGTAACTGTTGGAATGATCATAG GTGCTCTCTTTCAATTAGCATTCATCTCCAAGTTGGAAAACTCCTATG GTATACCTCAATGGGAAAATGACAAAGAAGCAGAGATTTTACGCATTGGACTT GTCAAACCTGAAATTATTAGTTGGTCGCCGCGAATAATTGTATTACACAACTTTTTGAGCATGGAG GAATGTGATTATCTCAGAGCCATAGCCATCCCTCGCCTTGCAGTTTCCTCAGTGGTGGATGCAAAGACGGGGAAG GGAGTAAAGAGTAATGTGAGGACTAGCTCTGGCATGTTTCTGAGATCCGAAGAGAGAAAGTATCCTATGGTACAG GCAATTGAGAAAAGGATATCAGTGTATTCCCAAGTCCCAATAGAAAACGGTGAGCTCATCCAAGTTTTAAG GTATGAAAAGACTCAGTTTTACAAGCCCCATCATGACTACTTTTCTGACACT TTTAACTTGAAGCGTGGGGGTCAACGTATTGCAACAATACTGATGTATTTAAGTGACAATGTTGAAGGAGGAGAAACATATTTTCCTATG GCTGGTTCGGGTGAATGCAGTTGCGGTGGGAAGGTTGTAAAAGGGATGTCCGTAAAGCCAAACAAAGGAGATGCTGTGCTTTTCTGGAGCATG GGGCTAGATGGACAGTTGGATCCCAAAAGCTTACATGGAGGTTGTGACGTTCTGGCGGGGGAGAAGTGGTCGGCTACAAAATGGATGAGGCAAAGAGCTACCTCTTGA